In Papaver somniferum cultivar HN1 unplaced genomic scaffold, ASM357369v1 unplaced-scaffold_80, whole genome shotgun sequence, the following proteins share a genomic window:
- the LOC113344914 gene encoding putative F-box protein At3g47150: MSMWRRLPEENQVDIFLKLPVNSILACRCVCKIWFNLLRNPKFIKNHLSRSIRYNNNPRLMIVQPQYGKNPIISSVDYKSISSSSPSELKVVSINYPFEDKEIEGIVTLGSCNGLICFGISTGKGIEAKNYICIWNPSTGEYKTIKLPVYECVAE, encoded by the coding sequence ATGTCAATGTGGAGGAGACTCCCGGAAGAGAATCAGGTAGATATCTTTCTGAAATTACCGGTGAATTCAATATTAGCATGTAGATGTGTATGCAAGATTTGGTTTAATCTACTTCGTAACCCTAAGTTTATTAAGAATCACCTTAGTCGATCAATTCGATATAATAACAACCCTAGACTCATGATTGTTCAGCCTCAGTATGGCAAGAACCCCATTATTAGTTCCGTAGATTAcaaatcaatttcatcttcatctcCTTCAGAACTGAAAGTTGTTTCAATAAATTATCCATTTGAAGATAAGGAAATTGAGGGTATTGTAACTCTGGGTTCTTGTAACGGATTGATTTGTTTCGGTATTTCTACTGGAAAGGGTATTGAGGCGAAAAATTATATTTGTATTTGGAACCCATCAACCGGTGAATATAAGACTATCAAACTACCAGTATACGAATGTGTGGCTGAATAA
- the LOC113344915 gene encoding F-box/kelch-repeat protein At3g06240-like, whose translation MSFNESLLNRFPKLQTIQVYALGSKRWKTIECPDPYMFPSRQFNKMLPGLLFNGALHWSPGMTTNQGTNSEVIVCFDINSEKLMDVPLPEEPRLHLRSRNSYKQVGLLGDCLCVVFLYSFQADIWVMKDYGVSESWTKVLTISQLTMFTDPFLKPLWAFENGDVLVHSCEELSLCSQNNGIIKVLLHGNHPESYVESLVSLKSDTYVKRSTTNGIRRNPSDRD comes from the coding sequence ATGTCCTTCAATGAAAGTCTTCTTAATAGGTTCCCAAAGTTACAAACAATTCAAGTGTATGCGTTAGGATCCAAGCGTTGGAAAACTATTGAATGCCCAGACCCATACATGTTTCCTAGTCGTCAGTTCAACAAAATGCTCCCCGGGTTGCTTTTCAATGGTGCTCTTCACTGGTCACCTGGTATGACCACCAACCAAGGAACCAACTCTGAAGTTATAGTTTGTTTCGATATAAACAGCGAGAAACTGATGGATGTTCCCTTACCTGAAGAACCTAGGCTACATCTACGAAGTCGGAATTCTTATAAACAAGTGGGGCTATTGGGAGACTGCCTTTGTGTTGTGTTTCTTTATTCCTTCCAGGCTGATATTTGGGTGATGAAAGATTATGGAGTAAGTGAATCTTGGACTAAAGTGTTAACCATTTCCCAACTAACAATGTTCACAGATCCATTTTTGAAGCCGTTATGGGCTTTTGAAAACGGTGATGTTCTAGTTCACTCTTGCGAAGAATTGAGTTTATGCAGTCAAAATAATGGAATTATAAAGGTTCTGCTCCATGGTAATCATCCAGAGAGTTATGTGGAGAGCCTGGTTTCTCTCAAATCGGATACTTATGTGAAAAGAAGTACTACAAATGGAATAAGAAGGAACCCAAGCGACAGAGACTGA